In the genome of Microbacterium saperdae, one region contains:
- a CDS encoding tyrosine-type recombinase/integrase — protein MSADSSFPALVSYWLEDMDLEDRLSPTTRLLYERNMRTLVLPFFKDVTLREIGVARCDYFLKQLAKQSYNRARQARVVLRLALGLAVRHEILPRNPMDHVSRLRRPARIPDVFTWDDLKAIRAGISAWEQRPIKSGPKPDGQLGQIVEVMLGTSARIGELLAIRLGDLDLEPPIPSLRISGTIVSRKEEHTHRQDHPKTARSVRRVALPGFALRAIQERLRKIRFTHPDALLFSTRIGTPHTTNNIRRQLRDVMEKAGVTDVTPHRFRRTAATAINEIGGLQLASELLGHSDPSITREHYIRRNETVNPITADFLEQAFGRPA, from the coding sequence ATGAGCGCAGACAGTTCCTTTCCTGCGCTTGTGTCTTATTGGCTCGAAGACATGGATCTCGAAGATCGTCTCTCGCCAACGACGAGGCTGCTGTACGAGCGCAACATGCGCACCCTCGTTCTACCCTTCTTCAAGGACGTCACACTTCGGGAGATCGGGGTGGCCCGCTGCGACTACTTCCTCAAGCAGCTCGCGAAGCAGAGCTACAACCGCGCACGCCAAGCCCGAGTCGTCCTCCGCCTCGCGCTCGGCCTCGCCGTTCGGCACGAGATTCTTCCGCGCAACCCGATGGATCATGTCTCCCGTCTCCGACGCCCCGCACGCATCCCTGACGTGTTCACCTGGGACGATCTCAAAGCCATCCGCGCAGGCATCAGCGCTTGGGAACAGCGCCCGATCAAGTCGGGTCCGAAACCGGACGGGCAACTCGGCCAGATCGTGGAAGTCATGCTCGGCACCTCAGCACGCATCGGCGAGCTCCTCGCGATACGCCTCGGAGACCTCGACCTCGAGCCCCCGATCCCGTCGCTACGGATCTCCGGAACGATCGTCAGCCGGAAGGAAGAACACACGCACCGGCAGGATCACCCCAAGACAGCCCGATCCGTCCGTCGCGTCGCCCTGCCCGGCTTCGCGCTCCGAGCGATCCAGGAGCGCCTCCGCAAGATTCGTTTCACCCACCCAGACGCGTTGCTGTTCTCCACCCGCATCGGGACACCACACACGACCAACAACATCCGCAGGCAGCTTCGCGACGTGATGGAGAAAGCCGGGGTTACTGACGTCACCCCGCACCGATTCCGCCGCACCGCAGCGACCGCGATCAACGAGATCGGGGGGCTACAGCTCGCCTCCGAGCTCCTCGGGCATAGCGACCCCTCGATCACTCGCGAGCACTACATCCGTCGCAACGAGACCGTGAACCCGATCACCGCGGACTTCCTGGAGCAAGCGTTCGGAAGACCAGCGTGA
- a CDS encoding HsdM family class I SAM-dependent methyltransferase has protein sequence MLETAAPPADTAELRKARGAFFTPDAITRYVTDWAIRSSTDTVLEPSAGDAAFLVQAVRRLHEHGADTPAVDGVEIHEHSAAVAHRRVEEAGGSPNITVSDFFLVEPEARYSVVVGNPPYIRYQDFTGESRTRSRAAALKAGVSLTALASSWAAFTVHSALFLKDGGRMGLVLPAELLSVNYAAAVRQFLFDRFRSVELVLFAEQVFPEAEADVVLLLADGFNEGPTDHATIYQAQDADALASLSGSLTWKPTDPSAKWTGLLVDPDAVEPLRTLRAEGHFTSLDTWGDTTLGMVTGNNRYFALSPARVKELGIPRKDLVRLSPPGSSHLRGLELSSSAMIKLGQQGKSTWLFRPADRPSPAAQAYIDTGHLAGVDEAYKCRVRNPWYRVPLLPPADLLLTCMNADTPRLTTNTAGAHHLNSVHGVYLDEQNRELGRDLLPIASLNSVTLLNAEMVGRAYGGGILKLEPREADVWAMPSPAHVQARAEQLRLIKQDVTKLLQQGDLIAAVKLVDDVLLVDPELVTESELDHVRDAHAALAGRRQARGRSGH, from the coding sequence ATGCTTGAAACCGCCGCACCTCCTGCCGACACGGCAGAACTACGCAAAGCTCGCGGCGCGTTCTTCACGCCCGATGCGATAACGCGCTATGTGACCGACTGGGCGATCCGAAGCTCAACGGACACCGTCCTCGAACCCTCCGCTGGTGATGCGGCGTTCCTCGTCCAAGCAGTGCGCCGCCTCCACGAGCACGGCGCTGACACGCCCGCCGTCGACGGCGTGGAGATCCACGAGCACAGCGCCGCAGTCGCGCACCGTCGGGTTGAGGAAGCCGGGGGCAGCCCGAACATCACGGTGAGCGACTTCTTCCTCGTCGAACCAGAAGCCCGTTACTCCGTCGTGGTCGGCAATCCGCCCTACATCCGCTACCAGGACTTCACCGGCGAGTCTCGAACCAGATCACGCGCAGCAGCCCTGAAAGCCGGGGTCTCTCTGACCGCGCTGGCATCAAGCTGGGCCGCGTTCACGGTCCACTCCGCCCTCTTCCTGAAGGACGGCGGGCGGATGGGGCTCGTACTCCCCGCAGAACTTCTCAGCGTGAACTACGCGGCGGCTGTTCGACAGTTCCTCTTCGACCGATTCCGCAGCGTTGAACTCGTTCTGTTCGCCGAACAGGTTTTTCCCGAAGCGGAAGCCGATGTCGTGCTGCTCCTCGCAGACGGGTTTAACGAAGGTCCCACTGATCACGCGACGATCTACCAGGCTCAAGACGCCGATGCTCTCGCGTCTCTGAGTGGTTCGCTTACCTGGAAACCTACAGATCCATCAGCGAAGTGGACGGGACTGTTGGTAGACCCTGACGCGGTGGAGCCCCTTCGCACGCTCCGAGCAGAAGGCCATTTCACGAGCCTTGACACCTGGGGTGACACCACTCTTGGAATGGTCACTGGCAATAACCGGTACTTCGCACTCTCACCGGCACGAGTCAAAGAGCTCGGTATTCCTCGCAAAGACCTCGTGCGGCTCTCGCCGCCAGGCAGCTCCCATCTCAGAGGCCTTGAACTCTCCAGCAGCGCGATGATCAAGCTCGGGCAGCAAGGCAAATCTACCTGGCTGTTCCGCCCAGCCGACAGGCCGTCTCCAGCTGCCCAGGCATACATCGACACCGGACATCTCGCGGGTGTCGACGAAGCATACAAGTGCCGGGTGCGGAACCCGTGGTATCGAGTGCCGCTGCTGCCACCCGCCGACTTGCTGCTGACATGCATGAACGCCGACACCCCGAGACTCACGACAAACACCGCAGGCGCGCACCACCTCAACTCCGTCCACGGTGTCTACCTCGACGAGCAAAACCGGGAGCTGGGGCGCGACCTCCTGCCTATCGCGAGCCTCAACTCGGTCACTCTTCTCAACGCCGAAATGGTGGGACGCGCGTATGGGGGAGGGATTCTCAAGCTCGAGCCACGCGAGGCCGACGTCTGGGCCATGCCCTCACCCGCACACGTACAAGCTCGCGCCGAGCAACTGCGTCTCATCAAGCAGGACGTCACGAAGCTCCTCCAACAAGGAGACCTCATCGCAGCAGTCAAACTCGTCGACGACGTCCTGCTCGTGGATCCCGAGCTCGTTACAGAATCCGAACTCGACCATGTGCGAGACGCCCACGCCGCCTTGGCTGGCCGACGCCAAGCAAGGGGACGAAGTGGCCACTGA
- the mobF gene encoding MobF family relaxase codes for MSIRVMTAGDGYRYLLNSVVTGDGDRDAASVLTRYYLESGTPSGAWIGAGLPGLSGDIAAGALVSEEQLRRLMGHGQDPNSGEQLGRPYRKFATAAERVDRRQGKLSDSLTDEERATQTALIEAEEAAKPTGAPVAGFDLTFSVPKSVSTLWAVADVGTQALITQAHHAAIQDVIELFERDVAMTRIGAKGPRGAVAQVEVQGVIAAAYDHYDSRASDPQLHTHVVIANRVQAVHDWKWRTLDSRAIHAAVTGLSEHYNAVLSDHLTQVLGVGWEVRERGAGRSTAWEIAGVPQELMDEFSSRTRDIEQVKDRLVADYVAKHGRQPSPKLLWQFRQQATLETRPPKHHHSLSGLTTGWRKRATELLGEDAPTWATTLLTGSVGEPLLRADDIPLGDLDQVAEVVVARVSDRRATWKRWNLHAEVVRQTMGLRFASATDRDHITQQIVDAAESASLRLTPPELASSPPNFRRMDGTSVFRPKAATVFSSEQLLAAEDRLLTASNNRSAPTVPLTWVEQAARRKNRDGHTLSPDQERAIAKIGVSARTLDVLVGPAGTGKTTTMSALRRAWEKRHGTGSVIGLAPSAAAADVLAGDLGISTENTAKWLHEHRHGNWNLTPGQLVIIDEASLAGTLALDTITTHATEAGAKVLLVGDWAQLAAVDAGGAFGMVVRDRDDTPELNDVRRFRNEWEKHASLGLRIGDTDVIDTYLDHDRITPGGYEDILEQAYQAWRADQAEGKASVLIAETLDTVSELNTRARTDRILAGDVALDGVRLHDGNEASRGDLVITRKNDRRLSLGRGWVKNGDRWTVTQAHDDGSLTVRRAHSKWRTTITLPAAYVAANVELGYAITAHRAQGSTVDTAHAIVHSPEMTRESLYVAMTRGRESNRAYIATDEHHLEEHQHRDDLQMTARSILYSILQHVGAEQSAHETITAEQDIWGSLGQLAAEYDTIAQEAQQDRWVTLLEHGGLTPQTIDELVEAESFGILTTELRRLEADGHDIDDLLPRITRAGGLDGVEDLGSLLRYRIQKVAATYQPSTRRGSLIAGLVPRATGITDPAMRQALHEREQLMNQRLDTLTAKAIEQAAPWLETLSDLAPEAQAGAVRAVVAYRDRWGITSTTPLGPVPSDDAQRVDYERTRGLITNHQPDPHDTAPGAPHRRSGRTL; via the coding sequence GTGTCGATCAGGGTGATGACGGCCGGTGATGGATACCGGTACCTGCTGAACTCTGTCGTCACCGGAGACGGCGACCGTGACGCCGCCTCCGTGCTGACGAGGTACTACCTCGAGTCGGGAACACCCTCTGGCGCCTGGATTGGGGCTGGGCTTCCTGGTCTCTCGGGCGACATTGCCGCTGGTGCCCTCGTGAGTGAGGAGCAGTTGCGGCGGCTGATGGGCCACGGGCAGGACCCGAACAGCGGTGAGCAGCTGGGGCGTCCGTACCGGAAGTTCGCGACCGCAGCGGAACGTGTCGATCGTCGACAAGGCAAGCTCTCTGACTCGCTTACTGACGAGGAGCGTGCGACCCAGACCGCGCTGATCGAGGCCGAGGAAGCGGCGAAGCCAACGGGCGCGCCGGTGGCGGGATTCGATCTGACGTTCTCGGTTCCGAAGTCCGTCTCCACGCTGTGGGCGGTCGCTGACGTAGGCACGCAGGCGCTGATCACCCAGGCTCATCACGCGGCGATCCAAGATGTGATTGAGCTGTTCGAGCGTGATGTCGCGATGACCCGGATCGGCGCGAAAGGGCCGCGGGGCGCAGTCGCCCAGGTCGAAGTCCAGGGTGTGATCGCGGCAGCGTACGACCACTACGACTCCAGAGCATCGGATCCGCAGCTCCACACCCATGTGGTGATCGCGAATCGGGTGCAGGCCGTTCATGACTGGAAGTGGCGGACCCTCGACTCTCGGGCGATCCATGCTGCGGTGACGGGGCTGTCGGAGCATTACAACGCGGTCCTCTCCGACCATCTCACCCAGGTGCTCGGCGTGGGATGGGAGGTGCGCGAGCGGGGTGCGGGCAGGTCGACGGCGTGGGAGATCGCCGGTGTGCCGCAGGAGCTGATGGATGAGTTCTCGTCCCGCACCCGTGATATCGAGCAGGTCAAGGACCGCCTCGTCGCCGACTACGTGGCCAAGCATGGGCGGCAGCCGTCGCCGAAGTTGCTGTGGCAGTTCCGGCAACAGGCCACTTTGGAGACCCGGCCCCCGAAGCATCACCACTCGCTGAGCGGCCTCACCACCGGCTGGCGTAAGCGTGCGACCGAGCTTCTCGGGGAGGATGCTCCGACGTGGGCCACAACGCTGCTGACCGGGAGCGTTGGGGAGCCGCTGCTGCGCGCGGACGACATCCCTCTCGGCGATCTCGATCAGGTTGCCGAGGTCGTGGTGGCGCGGGTGAGTGATCGGCGGGCGACGTGGAAACGATGGAACCTGCATGCGGAGGTTGTCCGGCAGACGATGGGACTCCGGTTCGCGTCCGCGACCGACCGCGACCACATCACTCAGCAGATCGTCGACGCCGCAGAAAGCGCGTCTCTGCGGCTGACTCCGCCGGAGCTGGCGTCGAGCCCGCCGAACTTCCGCCGCATGGACGGGACGAGCGTGTTCCGCCCGAAAGCAGCGACCGTGTTCTCCTCCGAACAGCTGCTCGCTGCCGAAGACCGCCTCCTCACCGCGTCGAACAACAGGAGCGCTCCGACCGTGCCCCTCACGTGGGTCGAGCAGGCCGCGCGGAGGAAGAACCGAGACGGCCACACGTTGTCACCGGATCAGGAGCGGGCGATCGCGAAGATCGGCGTCTCTGCCCGTACCCTTGACGTCCTCGTCGGCCCCGCGGGGACGGGGAAGACCACGACGATGTCCGCGTTGCGGCGGGCGTGGGAGAAACGCCACGGCACTGGCTCCGTGATCGGTCTGGCACCGTCTGCTGCTGCCGCTGATGTCCTGGCCGGGGATTTGGGGATCTCGACGGAGAACACGGCGAAGTGGCTCCACGAACACCGCCACGGCAACTGGAACCTCACACCCGGTCAACTCGTCATCATCGACGAAGCCTCCCTCGCCGGAACCCTCGCCCTCGACACCATCACCACCCACGCCACCGAGGCCGGCGCGAAGGTACTCCTTGTCGGCGACTGGGCGCAGCTCGCGGCCGTGGATGCGGGTGGGGCGTTCGGAATGGTCGTCCGCGACCGGGACGATACCCCGGAGCTGAATGATGTGCGCCGGTTCCGCAACGAGTGGGAGAAACACGCCTCCCTCGGCCTGCGCATCGGCGACACCGACGTCATCGACACCTACCTCGACCACGACCGCATCACCCCAGGCGGCTACGAGGACATCCTCGAACAGGCATACCAGGCGTGGCGCGCCGACCAAGCCGAAGGGAAAGCATCGGTGTTGATTGCGGAGACCCTCGACACCGTCTCCGAGCTCAACACCCGCGCCCGCACCGACCGCATTCTCGCCGGTGACGTCGCCCTCGACGGCGTACGGCTCCATGACGGGAACGAGGCTTCCCGTGGCGACCTGGTCATCACCCGGAAGAACGATCGGCGACTCTCGCTGGGCCGCGGGTGGGTGAAGAACGGCGACCGGTGGACCGTCACCCAAGCTCACGACGATGGTTCCCTGACCGTCCGCCGCGCCCACTCGAAGTGGCGGACCACCATCACGCTGCCCGCTGCATACGTTGCCGCGAACGTGGAGCTGGGATACGCGATCACCGCCCACCGTGCGCAGGGCTCCACCGTCGATACCGCGCACGCGATCGTGCACTCACCCGAGATGACCCGCGAGTCCCTGTATGTGGCGATGACCCGCGGCCGGGAGTCCAACCGGGCCTACATCGCGACCGACGAGCATCACCTCGAAGAACACCAGCATCGGGATGACCTGCAGATGACTGCTCGGAGCATCCTCTACAGCATCCTGCAGCACGTCGGTGCCGAGCAGTCCGCACACGAGACCATCACCGCGGAGCAGGACATTTGGGGGTCACTCGGCCAACTGGCTGCCGAGTACGACACCATCGCCCAGGAAGCGCAGCAGGACCGGTGGGTTACCCTCCTCGAACACGGCGGCCTCACCCCACAGACGATCGACGAACTTGTCGAGGCAGAGTCGTTCGGGATCCTCACCACCGAACTGCGCCGCCTCGAAGCAGACGGCCACGACATCGACGATCTCCTGCCACGCATCACCCGCGCCGGCGGCCTCGACGGGGTGGAGGACCTCGGCTCGCTGCTGCGGTACCGGATCCAGAAGGTCGCCGCCACCTACCAGCCCTCAACTCGTCGGGGGTCACTGATCGCCGGCCTCGTCCCGCGCGCGACCGGCATCACCGACCCGGCCATGCGGCAAGCGCTCCACGAACGGGAACAGCTCATGAACCAACGCCTCGACACGCTCACCGCGAAGGCGATCGAACAAGCTGCGCCCTGGCTGGAGACCCTCAGCGATCTCGCCCCGGAAGCGCAAGCTGGAGCGGTGCGTGCGGTCGTCGCGTATCGCGACCGGTGGGGCATCACCTCCACCACCCCTCTTGGACCCGTGCCCAGTGATGACGCGCAGAGGGTCGACTACGAACGCACCCGCGGACTCATCACGAACCACCAGCCCGACCCGCACGACACGGCACCCGGAGCTCCGCACAGGCGCAGCGGCCGAACCTTGTGA
- a CDS encoding ArsR/SmtB family transcription factor translates to MTTILPLLDQDAGACCATVTGGALDEADAQQIAKVFKALGDPTRVRLLSLIAASTDGELCVCDLTDPVGLSQPTVSHHMKQLVDAGLATREQRGKWAYYRVTGGALETAARTLLPR, encoded by the coding sequence ATGACCACGATCCTCCCGCTGCTCGACCAGGACGCCGGCGCGTGCTGCGCGACCGTGACCGGCGGCGCGCTGGACGAGGCCGACGCGCAGCAGATCGCGAAGGTGTTCAAGGCGCTCGGCGACCCGACCAGGGTGCGGCTGCTGTCGCTGATCGCAGCCAGCACCGACGGTGAGCTGTGCGTGTGTGACCTCACCGACCCGGTGGGGCTGTCTCAACCGACCGTGTCGCATCACATGAAGCAGCTCGTCGACGCGGGACTGGCGACTCGCGAGCAGCGCGGCAAGTGGGCCTACTACCGCGTCACAGGCGGCGCGCTGGAGACCGCGGCCCGGACCCTGCTGCCGCGATGA
- a CDS encoding family 16 glycoside hydrolase encodes MTMPTFTSPLTELPEGARLRSVTGRPAPIAGRTALRVELTDDITAHGTPGVDYVDQATFVELPVTLRTGVIEVDILSRLNGKTDFPSRAFAGIVFHVQEDASAFQSVYLRPLNGRKVNPPTPRDQRAIQYFAYPDWPFDRLRTERPDGPHEAGADIGPDEWNTLRVDIGEAQITATVNDVEVLDIDRPLIPPHSGTVGLFVDIGTEAFFSRLTVSTPT; translated from the coding sequence ATGACCATGCCGACGTTCACTTCGCCGTTGACCGAACTGCCAGAGGGGGCACGACTGCGCTCCGTGACCGGACGGCCCGCGCCCATCGCCGGACGCACAGCGCTGCGCGTCGAGCTGACCGATGACATCACCGCGCACGGCACGCCGGGCGTCGACTACGTGGATCAGGCCACGTTCGTCGAACTGCCCGTGACGCTGCGTACCGGGGTGATCGAGGTCGACATCCTCTCCCGTCTCAACGGCAAGACCGACTTCCCCTCCCGCGCGTTCGCCGGCATCGTCTTCCACGTGCAGGAGGACGCCTCCGCGTTCCAATCGGTCTACCTTCGGCCGTTGAACGGCAGGAAGGTCAACCCGCCCACTCCCCGTGACCAGCGGGCGATCCAGTACTTCGCCTACCCGGACTGGCCCTTCGACCGGCTACGCACCGAGCGGCCCGACGGACCCCATGAGGCCGGCGCCGACATCGGCCCCGACGAATGGAACACCCTCCGAGTCGACATCGGCGAAGCCCAGATCACCGCCACCGTCAACGACGTCGAGGTGCTCGACATCGATCGCCCGCTCATACCGCCACACTCAGGAACCGTTGGGCTGTTCGTCGACATCGGCACTGAGGCCTTCTTCTCCCGGCTCACGGTCAGCACCCCGACGTGA
- a CDS encoding GNAT family N-acetyltransferase produces the protein MSHIVIRPMIPADWPDVERIYAEGIATGHATFEAEPPSREAFDTGKVPVPRLVAADDAGAVIGWAAASLVSARRVYCGVVEHSIYVADTARGRGVGGRLLTAFIDAADQAGIWTIQSSLFPENTASLRLHHQHGFRTVGTRERIVLMTYGPLAGTWRDTVLIERRRTT, from the coding sequence ATGAGCCACATCGTCATCCGCCCGATGATCCCGGCGGACTGGCCCGATGTGGAGCGCATCTACGCCGAGGGCATCGCGACCGGGCACGCCACCTTCGAAGCCGAACCACCCAGCCGGGAAGCGTTCGACACTGGCAAGGTTCCCGTCCCACGGCTGGTCGCCGCCGACGACGCGGGCGCGGTGATCGGGTGGGCCGCCGCCTCTCTGGTGTCGGCCAGGCGCGTATACTGTGGAGTGGTCGAGCACTCCATCTACGTGGCCGATACCGCTCGTGGGCGCGGGGTCGGCGGACGGCTCCTGACCGCGTTCATCGACGCCGCCGACCAGGCAGGCATCTGGACCATCCAGTCCTCGCTGTTCCCCGAGAACACCGCCAGCCTGCGCCTGCACCACCAGCACGGATTCCGCACCGTCGGCACCCGCGAACGCATCGTCCTCATGACCTACGGGCCACTCGCCGGAACCTGGCGAGACACCGTGCTCATCGAACGCCGGCGCACCACGTGA
- a CDS encoding arsenate reductase ArsC has product MLTMTRPSVLFMCVHNAGRSQMAAGYLQAFAGDRIEVRSAGSQPAEHVNPVAVEAMAEDGIDITGAQPRVITPEAVEASTVVVTMGCGDECPYYPGVRYLDWQLDDPAGLSIEAVRPIRDGIRHRVQILVAELLDQSTAP; this is encoded by the coding sequence ATGCTGACCATGACTCGGCCGAGCGTGCTGTTCATGTGCGTCCACAACGCGGGCCGGTCGCAAATGGCCGCCGGTTACCTGCAAGCGTTCGCCGGGGACCGGATCGAGGTCCGCTCCGCCGGTTCCCAGCCCGCCGAGCACGTCAACCCCGTCGCGGTCGAGGCGATGGCTGAGGATGGCATCGACATCACCGGCGCACAGCCCAGGGTCATCACCCCCGAAGCTGTCGAAGCATCCACGGTCGTGGTCACGATGGGCTGCGGCGACGAATGCCCCTACTATCCCGGCGTCCGCTACCTCGACTGGCAACTCGACGACCCCGCCGGACTCAGCATCGAAGCCGTGCGCCCCATCCGCGACGGCATAAGACACCGCGTCCAGATCCTCGTCGCCGAACTACTCGACCAGTCCACAGCACCGTGA
- a CDS encoding NAD(P)-binding domain-containing protein — protein sequence MANRVTVDRPVVVIGAGPQGLAAAAHLVERGLEPLVLEAGDGTAAAVSEWGHVRLFSQWPELADPAAARMLAPTGWTAPTSGYPTGAEWVSGYLAPLAKALGDRVRYGARVVGVGRKGRDLLVDAGRAEQPFLVHVRDGAGIESRIEARAVMDASGTWGTPNPAGADGLPALGEHAAADAGLLTYRIPAFEGAAELAGRHVVVVGNGHSAATAITELGRIARAHPDTRITWVLRRGTVGTTFGGGDADELPARGALGQRAKAAVTDKLVDLVTGFRTERIDLTGGQAVLAAEDGRTLDPADRIVVLTGFRPDLSFLSEVRLELDYRMQAPVRIAADIDPNTHSCGSVRATGAADLAQPEPGFYIVGAKSYGRAPTFLALTGYEQVRSIAAELAGDRGAASRVELVLPDTGVCGGSGVFDTSTPTGSCCAAPGLQPVSVGLAPVAAAVPAEGEC from the coding sequence ATGGCGAATCGGGTGACGGTGGATCGTCCGGTGGTGGTGATCGGCGCGGGCCCGCAGGGGCTTGCGGCAGCGGCGCACCTGGTGGAGCGCGGCCTTGAGCCGCTGGTGCTGGAAGCCGGGGATGGCACTGCGGCGGCGGTATCGGAGTGGGGGCACGTCCGGCTGTTCTCGCAGTGGCCCGAGCTGGCCGACCCCGCCGCTGCCCGGATGCTCGCCCCGACCGGATGGACGGCCCCGACATCGGGGTACCCGACCGGCGCCGAGTGGGTCTCCGGCTACCTCGCGCCCCTCGCGAAGGCACTCGGCGACCGGGTGCGCTACGGGGCGCGGGTGGTCGGCGTGGGACGGAAGGGCCGGGACTTGCTCGTGGACGCTGGCCGGGCGGAGCAGCCGTTCCTCGTCCACGTGCGCGATGGCGCCGGCATCGAGTCGCGGATCGAGGCTCGCGCGGTCATGGACGCGTCCGGCACCTGGGGCACACCGAACCCCGCGGGTGCGGACGGCCTGCCCGCGCTCGGAGAGCACGCCGCCGCTGACGCGGGTCTGCTGACCTACCGCATCCCCGCGTTCGAAGGCGCCGCCGAGCTCGCGGGGCGGCACGTGGTCGTGGTCGGGAACGGGCACTCCGCAGCCACCGCGATCACCGAGCTGGGCCGGATCGCCCGCGCACACCCCGACACACGGATCACCTGGGTGCTGCGGCGCGGCACCGTGGGCACCACCTTCGGCGGCGGCGACGCCGACGAACTCCCCGCCCGCGGCGCGCTCGGACAGCGAGCCAAGGCCGCCGTCACCGACAAACTGGTCGACCTCGTCACCGGGTTCCGCACCGAACGCATCGACCTCACCGGCGGCCAGGCGGTGCTCGCCGCTGAGGACGGCCGGACCCTCGACCCCGCCGATCGGATCGTGGTGCTGACCGGGTTCCGGCCCGACCTTTCGTTCCTCTCCGAGGTGCGGCTGGAGCTGGACTACCGGATGCAAGCCCCGGTTCGGATCGCGGCGGACATCGATCCGAACACCCACTCGTGCGGGTCCGTGCGCGCCACCGGCGCGGCCGACCTCGCCCAGCCCGAGCCCGGCTTCTACATCGTCGGCGCGAAGTCCTACGGGAGAGCCCCGACGTTTCTCGCCCTCACCGGCTACGAGCAGGTCCGCTCCATCGCCGCGGAGCTGGCCGGCGACCGCGGCGCCGCCAGTCGGGTCGAGCTGGTCCTGCCCGACACCGGTGTCTGCGGCGGCTCCGGCGTGTTCGACACCAGCACCCCGACCGGGTCCTGCTGCGCCGCGCCCGGGCTCCAGCCGGTCAGCGTCGGCCTCGCGCCCGTCGCGGCGGCAGTCCCGGCGGAAGGAGAATGCTGA
- a CDS encoding zinc-binding alcohol dehydrogenase family protein yields MTRMMRAVVVDAPGPPDVLNVRDIPVPVVRPGEVLIRVKAFGLNRSELHFRQGLASFGSFPRVPGIEATGIVEDAPGGEFSPGAQVVTMMGGMGRTFDGGYAEYVVVPAGQVIPFHSDLPWGALGAVPEMLQTAHGSLTTGLQARAGDSILIRGGTSSVGLAATVLAKLGGMTVYATTRREAAREQMKRVGVDHVLIDDGDISAQIRRVLPDGVDGAIELVGVNVLRDTLRAVRIGGTVCFTGMLSDQWTIPDFYPMDWLPNGVRLSAYSGEAADLSPQTLQHYLDAVRDGRAVVPVGRTYRLEDIVHAHRDMEAGTVGGKGVVVL; encoded by the coding sequence ATGACGCGCATGATGCGGGCGGTCGTTGTCGACGCTCCCGGCCCGCCCGATGTCCTGAACGTGCGAGACATCCCGGTACCGGTCGTCAGGCCGGGTGAGGTGCTGATCCGGGTGAAGGCGTTCGGGTTGAATCGCTCCGAGTTGCACTTCCGGCAGGGTCTCGCCTCCTTCGGCTCGTTCCCCCGTGTCCCGGGCATCGAGGCGACCGGAATCGTCGAGGACGCCCCCGGCGGCGAGTTCTCCCCGGGTGCGCAGGTGGTGACGATGATGGGCGGCATGGGGCGGACGTTCGACGGCGGGTACGCCGAGTACGTCGTCGTGCCAGCCGGACAGGTCATCCCCTTCCATAGCGACCTGCCATGGGGCGCTCTGGGCGCGGTGCCGGAGATGCTGCAAACCGCCCACGGGTCGCTCACCACCGGCCTGCAGGCGCGTGCGGGCGATAGCATCCTGATCCGCGGTGGGACCTCGTCGGTCGGTCTGGCCGCGACGGTGCTCGCGAAACTCGGCGGGATGACGGTGTATGCCACCACCCGCCGCGAAGCTGCCCGAGAACAGATGAAGCGGGTCGGGGTCGATCACGTCCTCATCGACGACGGCGACATCTCCGCCCAGATCCGTCGCGTCCTGCCCGACGGTGTCGACGGGGCGATCGAGCTGGTGGGGGTCAACGTGCTGAGAGACACCCTGCGTGCCGTCCGCATCGGGGGGACGGTGTGCTTCACCGGCATGCTGTCGGATCAGTGGACGATCCCCGACTTCTACCCGATGGACTGGCTCCCCAACGGTGTCCGCCTCAGCGCCTACTCCGGAGAAGCTGCCGACCTGTCCCCGCAGACCCTCCAGCACTACCTGGATGCCGTGCGCGACGGGCGAGCCGTCGTCCCGGTCGGACGCACGTACCGACTCGAGGACATCGTCCACGCCCACCGGGACATGGAAGCCGGGACTGTGGGCGGCAAGGGTGTGGTCGTCCTGTGA